CGTCGCCCGCGACATCGGCGAGCGGCTGGCCGCCGAGGGGCGGCGGTTCCCCCGCTCGGTGGTGCTCGAGCCGCACCTGGCCGCGCTGCTGCCCGAGCTCGTGTGGCAGATCGGCCCCGAGCAGCTCGCCGTCCTCGCCGCCAAGGCCATGGCGCCGAAGGCCGCCCCGCCCAGCGTCGACCTCAGCCACCTGCACGCCCCCGCGGTGTCGGTCCGCGAGCAGGCGGCGCTGCTGGTCGAGCGGCTGCGGCGCGGCGGGTCGGCGACCTTCCGCGCGCTCACCGCCGACGCGGACTCGACCCTGATGGTCGTGTCCCGCTTCCTCGCGCTGCTCGAGCTGTTCCGCGAGGGAGCCGTCGGGTTCGACCAGGTCACCCCGCTCGGCGAGCTCACCGTGCGGTGGACGGGCGCGGAGGACGGCGACGTGCTGGTCTCCGACGACTTCGACGTGACGGACGTCTCACCTGACCCCCGCACCACCCAGGAGCCCGACGCATGAGCGAGACCCCTCCCGAGCCCTCCGACGCCGACGCCGAGGCCGACGCCGCCGCGGCGGCGGCCCCGGCGGTCGACGCCGACGAGCTCGCATTCGACGTCGACGACCTGCCGGGCGGCGCCCTCGCGGCCCTCGAGGCGGTGCTGATGGTCGCGGACGAGCCCATCCCCGCGGTGCGGCTGGCCTCGGTGCTGGCACTGCCCACCGAGCGCGTGGAGGGCCTGCTGGAGGCCCTGGCCGCGGAGTACCGGGGGGAGCGGGGCGGGCGGGCGCGCGGGTTCGAGCTGCGCCTGGCAGGGGCCGGCTGGCGCATCTACTCGGCGCCCGCGTTCGCCGAGGTCGTCGGGCGGTTCGTGCTCGAGGGCCAGACGTCCCGCCTGACCCAGGCAGCGCTCGAGACGCTGGCCGTGATCGCCTACCGCCAGCCGGTCACCCGGGGACAGGTCTCAGGGGTCCGTGGGGTCAATGTCGACGGCGTGGTCCGCACCCTGACATCGCGTGGACTGGTGGCCGAGGCGGGGTCGGATCCGACCACTGGCGCCGTGCTCTACGAGACCACGGGATACTTCTTGGAGCGGATGGGGCTCGCGAGCCTGGATGAGCTGCCTCCACTTGCGCCCTATCTGCCGGACTTCGACACGCTCGAGGGCGTGGACATGGCGAACAGGGAGACACGATGAGCACAGCTGATGGACGACGGGGCGGCGCCGCGGGCGCGGGCCGTGGACGCGATGGCGCCGCAGGCGCAGCGCGTGGACGCGATGGCGGTGGCGGTGGGCGCGCGGGCGCCAGCCGGGGCGGGCAGGCGCGTCCGGCCCGCGGCGCCGGGCAGCCCGGGCGCCCTGCGCGCCCCGCACGGGCCAAGGCCCCCGCGCGCGCTCCGGAGCCGCTGCCGGACATGCACGACCCCGAGGGCGTGCGCCTGCAGAAGGTGCTCGCGACCGCTGGGCTCGGCTCGCGCCGGGCGTGCGAGGACCTGATCGCGGCCGGGCGCGTGACCGTCGACGGCGTGCCGGTGACCGAGCTCGGCGTCCGGGTCGACCCCCAGAAGGTCGCGATCCACGTCGACGGGATGCGCGTGCAGCTCGACACCTCGATGGTGACGATCGCGCTGAACAAGCCGCTGGGCGTGGTCTCGACGATGCACGACCCCGATGGGCGCCCGTCGCTGGCGGAGTTCGTGAAGAACCGCGAGGAGCGGCTCTTCCACGTGGGCCGGCTCGACGCCGAGACCGAGGGCCTGATCCTGCTGACGAACGACGGCGAGCTGGCGAACCGCCTGGCGCACCCGTCGCACGAGGT
The sequence above is a segment of the Cellulomonas chengniuliangii genome. Coding sequences within it:
- a CDS encoding pseudouridine synthase — protein: MSTADGRRGGAAGAGRGRDGAAGAARGRDGGGGGRAGASRGGQARPARGAGQPGRPARPARAKAPARAPEPLPDMHDPEGVRLQKVLATAGLGSRRACEDLIAAGRVTVDGVPVTELGVRVDPQKVAIHVDGMRVQLDTSMVTIALNKPLGVVSTMHDPDGRPSLAEFVKNREERLFHVGRLDAETEGLILLTNDGELANRLAHPSHEVPKTYFAEVEGRVHPSLGKQLLKGIELEDGLVTVDSFRIVDQTAQASLVELVLHEGRNRVVRRIFDEVGFPVTRLVRTQIGPIKLGDLRPGRTRVLGKTELGTLMALVGM
- a CDS encoding segregation and condensation protein A — translated: MATPPSLVAEPPGHHDIADRAAAPSDEAAPPSRTSPFEVHLDNFSGPFDLLLGLIAKHKLDITEVSLARVTDEFIAHIRAAEGAAAAGGSSWDLSQASEFLVVAATLLDLKAARLLPQGDVEDAEDLELLEARDLLFVRLLQYRAYKVVARDIGERLAAEGRRFPRSVVLEPHLAALLPELVWQIGPEQLAVLAAKAMAPKAAPPSVDLSHLHAPAVSVREQAALLVERLRRGGSATFRALTADADSTLMVVSRFLALLELFREGAVGFDQVTPLGELTVRWTGAEDGDVLVSDDFDVTDVSPDPRTTQEPDA
- the scpB gene encoding SMC-Scp complex subunit ScpB; protein product: MSETPPEPSDADAEADAAAAAAPAVDADELAFDVDDLPGGALAALEAVLMVADEPIPAVRLASVLALPTERVEGLLEALAAEYRGERGGRARGFELRLAGAGWRIYSAPAFAEVVGRFVLEGQTSRLTQAALETLAVIAYRQPVTRGQVSGVRGVNVDGVVRTLTSRGLVAEAGSDPTTGAVLYETTGYFLERMGLASLDELPPLAPYLPDFDTLEGVDMANRETR